CTGTTATTTTGGCCGGGGGTAGCGGCTCCAGGCTATGGCCTCTTAGTAGAAACCAGTATCCGAAGCAGTTTTTAAAACTAAGAAATATGGATAAATCTATTTTCCAACTAACACTTGAAAGATGTCTTAAGCTCGCTAGATTGGCGGAAATTTACATAGTAACAAACATAAACTATAAGTTTTTAGTGCTGGGACAAATTGAGGAGCTAGGTTACAGATTCGACGAGAATCATGTTTTAGTCGAGCCGTCAGGCAAAAATACGCTTCCGGCTGTTTATTATGCTATAAAAGAAATTCAAAAACAGGGTGATGATATAGTAGTAGTTATCCCGTCTGACCAGTTGATTGACGATGAAGAAAAATTTATCCGTACCATCAAGCAGGGTGAAAATATAGCTGGAAAATATTTAATTACTTACGGGATACGTCCAAACAAGCCACATACAGGTTACGGTTATATTAAGCCTGCATTGCCTTTGGAGCAAGGTTATACAGTAGATGAATTTAAAGAAAAACCAGATTATGAAACAGCGCTGAATTACGTAGAAAATGGTTATTTGTGGAACAGTGGTATGTTTATGTTCCGTACGGATATTTTTACAGAAGAAGTAAAACGGTTTAACCCAGAAGTCTATGAGGCTTTTAAATCAAGCGATATTAATGAAATATATGAGAGAACACCAAATATATCCATAGATTACGGTGTTATGGAAAAGACTGAACGGGTGGCGGTTATTCCTTTAAACATTAGGTGGAGTGACCTGGGGAGTTTTGATGCTTTTTATGAAAGATTTGACAGAGATGAAAACGGAAATATTGCTTTTAATGGTGATATATTAATTGATTCATCAAATAATCTTCTCTACACCAATAAGGATAAAACCGTAGCGTTAATTGGTGTTGAGGATTTAATTGTGGTTGATCAAAAAGATGCGTTGTTATTATGTAAAAAAGACCAATCACAAAAAGTTAAAGAAGTTGTTGACCGGTTAAAGAATACCAATAACCCGAGGGTGGATTTTCATTTGACCACTTACCGGCCCTGGGGTTCCTATACGATTTTAGAGGAAGGGCTGTTTTATAAAATAAAGCGCATCACTGTTTTGCCGGGGAAAAAATTGAGTTATCAACTTCACCATCACCGTAGCGAACACTGGATCGTGGTCAAGGGAACAGCCATGGTTACCGTGGAAGGTGTTGAGTCTTTCGTTAGAAGCGGTGAAAGCACTTTTGTAAAAACAGGGTACAAACACCGTTTGGAGAACCCTGGGAAGGTTTCGCTGGAGGTAATAGAGGTGCAGCTTGGCGAGTATTTGGAAGAAGACGATATAGTCCGGTTTGATGATGATTTTGGCAGGGCGACTAGTAATTCTTGATTTTGAGATGCAGATGCTTCTGTTTAATTAGACCGTACTATATAAGGCGCAAAAATTGATTTGAGCTGTATGAGTAAAGCTAGCGCACAAAAGACGTTTCTTTTAATAGCATTCAGTTGCCCGATTTTCGTTGGACGAACGGAGGAATTTTATTGAAAATTTCCGGTGGTCTTACTGAAAAAGGTGTGGTTGTAGGTAATTGTTATGATAAATATGGCTCGCGTAACCCTATAGCGCGACGGTTGATAAAAGGTTTTGAATCTGCATTGACGGAGCTGGTAGACAAGGTAAAACCGTCTAATATTCACGAAGTGGGCTGTGGGGAGGGTTATTGGACATTACGCTGGCTAGAACAGGGTATTGCAGTACGCGGTAGTGACTTTTCAGAGAAAGTTATTGAGTTGGCGCGTATGAATGCGCTGGAGCGAAACCTTTCCCCAGAGGTTTTTAAGATTCGTAGTATCTATGATTTGGATTCTGCGTCCGATGCTGCGGAATTAGTTGTATGTTGCGAAGTGCTAGAACATTTGGAAAGGCCCCAGGATGGTTTGCAGCGTTTGCAGTTGGTTGCTAACCCTTACCTCATTGTAAGTGTACCGTGCGAGCCTATTTGGAGTATTATGAATATAGTCAGAGGCAAGTATTTAAGAAATTTGGGCAATACTCCGGGTCATATTCAACGTTGGTCGCGGAGTAAGTTTATACAACTTGTTTCCCGTTATTTCGATATAGAGGAGGTTCGCAAGCCTGTTCCGTGGACAATGCTGTTATGCCGCTGCCGTTCACGGCTTGCCTGAACTATAATGTCTAAGTTCATGAAACGGTTGCTCCACTTGGTTGGGGGAGCATTTGGTGCCCTCGGTGTTGTGTTTGTTATTATAAAACTGGTGGAATACGGTGATCAAATTGAATACTCAAAGTTTGATGCCGGTACGTTAATTTCGTTGTTCGGCCTGACGGTGGCATACGGAATAGCTAATCTTTTGCTGGCGTTTGCTTGGCGTGACCTATTGAATCATTTTGGCATAAATGCAAATGCACGTTGGACTGTCCGAGTTTATGGAATATCTCAGCTCGCAAAATATGTACCTGGGAATATCTTTCACCTTGCTGGGCGGCAGGCGGTCGGTGTGGCGGCGGGATTGCCTGCCTGGCCATTGGCAAAATCGGCATTATGGGAGTTGGGCGTAATTTCAATTACCGGCAGCTTATTTGCTCTTCTAGTTCTACCTTTTTTGGTGGGCAAAATAACGGGCTTGACGGCATTATTAATCTTTCTCATCTCTGTCTTGGTTTGTGTGTATCTTGCGTATCGTTGGCTTAGCTATTGGGTTGCGAGGTCCATGGGTATGTATGTCGTTTTTCTTGCGTTGTCGGGGACCGTTTTTGCTATTGTCTTATATCTTATTGTTCCTACTGGCTCAGCTATTAATTCTGTTTTTACGGGTATCTGCGGCGCATATGTGGTTTCCTGGCTGGCTGGATTGGTGACACCGGGTGCGCCAGCTGGTGCTGGTGTTAGGGAGTTTGTGTTGTTTGCGATATTACATACTGTGGTCAGTGAGGCTGATTTGCTTGCCGCCATTGTGCTTGGGCGAAGCGTGACTGTGGTTGGGGATGTGGTTTATTATTTAATCGCGGTTATTATGCGAACAAAAGGGTTTGATGCCAGTGCCAATGGACTAAGTTCAGGAAATCAGAGCAGTAACCCATAAAACGATAAGAATGTTTGGAACTAATTCTCTATATAAATCAATTCACAAAGGGAGTCGGCTATGTTTATAAAGAGTAAATGGTCAGCTATTACGGCCTATTGCATTGCACTTTTAATAATTTTGACTGTTTATGGTGCAATTCCATTTTTGTCGGTTCCCACACTAGCACAAGTAGTATGGGCTTCAGGGTTTGCCGAGTCCTTTGTTAATGCGGGTTGGCCATCCATAAAAGCATTTAATTTTGGTTTGCCCGATAATGCCGCAATTGCTTTCGGTCTCGCCGGAGCATTCTTGCAAAGCACATTCATTGCCATTTTTGGCATGCACCCGGCGGATGCATATGCTATGGGTGCCGTTTTGTGGCTTGCATTGTCTCTTTGGGGGGCGATCAGGCTTTGCCAATTTCTTGGCACCAGTTTCGCGCTAGGCTCTTTTTTATCGTTAATATATCTTACTCTACCAATTGTTTGGCGGCACGATATTTTTTCAATGCTCTCTT
The sequence above is a segment of the Desulfallas thermosapovorans DSM 6562 genome. Coding sequences within it:
- a CDS encoding mannose-1-phosphate guanylyltransferase/mannose-6-phosphate isomerase; translation: MKAVILAGGSGSRLWPLSRNQYPKQFLKLRNMDKSIFQLTLERCLKLARLAEIYIVTNINYKFLVLGQIEELGYRFDENHVLVEPSGKNTLPAVYYAIKEIQKQGDDIVVVIPSDQLIDDEEKFIRTIKQGENIAGKYLITYGIRPNKPHTGYGYIKPALPLEQGYTVDEFKEKPDYETALNYVENGYLWNSGMFMFRTDIFTEEVKRFNPEVYEAFKSSDINEIYERTPNISIDYGVMEKTERVAVIPLNIRWSDLGSFDAFYERFDRDENGNIAFNGDILIDSSNNLLYTNKDKTVALIGVEDLIVVDQKDALLLCKKDQSQKVKEVVDRLKNTNNPRVDFHLTTYRPWGSYTILEEGLFYKIKRITVLPGKKLSYQLHHHRSEHWIVVKGTAMVTVEGVESFVRSGESTFVKTGYKHRLENPGKVSLEVIEVQLGEYLEEDDIVRFDDDFGRATSNS
- a CDS encoding class I SAM-dependent methyltransferase → MKISGGLTEKGVVVGNCYDKYGSRNPIARRLIKGFESALTELVDKVKPSNIHEVGCGEGYWTLRWLEQGIAVRGSDFSEKVIELARMNALERNLSPEVFKIRSIYDLDSASDAAELVVCCEVLEHLERPQDGLQRLQLVANPYLIVSVPCEPIWSIMNIVRGKYLRNLGNTPGHIQRWSRSKFIQLVSRYFDIEEVRKPVPWTMLLCRCRSRLA